The DNA region GCTGTAAGCATTTCCCAAGAGCTTTATCCACACGGGGAGCATCACGGGTATCAGGAGGAAGTTGAGGCCGAGGGCAACGGTGGCAACTTCAAGGTCTCCCCCGGCCAGTCCGGTGTAGCCTATGCTCATGGAAGAACCCGGGACGAGCATGACGAGGAGGAAGCCCAGGGCAAGGTTGGGATCATGAATGAGGCCCCTCACGAGGAGGAACGCTATTATTGGGGTTAGAACGAAGTTGTACACAAAGCTCAGGAGTACTGGCCCCGGTTCCCTCATAACCTCTGGGATACGCCCGAGGTTGAGGTTAATCATCATCGGGTAGATCATGAGGAACACGAGGAGAGTTGTCAAAGAGCTCAGTCCCTCTGCGTGGGCCTTTGCAAAGCCCGGAAAGGCCAGCCCAAGGAGCCAGCCCACGGTTATTGCAACCAGCGAGTACCACAGGAGGTTACTTTTCAGATTGTTGGAGAGCTTCAGCCAGTTCATTCCCCATCACCCCTGCACTTTGACTTTAGGAGCAGGGCGGCCGTTTCGTATCACGGCCGCCTTTCTCCCTATGAACAACCATCCTCCCACCATCACCTGAAATATTTTTCTACTGAAGATGCCCTCACAAATGCTCACGCGAGCCGGACAAATCCCACTACGCGGCCGTCCTTGACGGGCTGGACCTTTGTTCCCCACTTCCCGAACCAGTAGGCGCCAACCTCAAGCCCTTTGGGGTCGAGGTCTTCCCAGAGCTCTTTTCCACCTCCTTCAACGACGAGGGGAACATGGAGAACTCCCCTCGGGTTCCTCCAGGCGTTCTAAACAACGAAAGGTTCAGAGGGCGTGGGCTTTTGTTCCGCCCCTCAGGGACTTCACTACCAAAGCCAGCAGGAAGGCGAGGGCCCCAAGGGCCACGGTGCCCACGCTGAGGGCGTAAAGCCCCCCTGAAACCTGTCCAGCACTTGCTACTATCTTCGTGAGAACCTCGATGAATGCCAGACCGAGTATGGCAAGGATTGTGTAGCGGACGTAATTTGGCTTCACCCTGTGCATCAGGAAGACCCCGGTTATTCCGCCGAGGAAGCCAGCAGTGACGACCCCTATCAGGGTGCCAGTCGCTATCGGAACGGAGGGGAGCATGATGTAATAGCTCAGCAGTGCCGCCGTGGAAACGCCGAGTGCCGTTGCGGCCGTGTTGGCCGATATCTTCTTGGGGTTGTCAAAGAGGTACGCGAAGGCTATTAGGGCTATCGGTGCGGCGTCCATGCCTATCAGCCCTGCGATGAACCCTTCCAAAGCTCCAAGGGCCGCAGTGGTAACCTCTGCCCTCTCCCCTTTGATGTTCCGCGGGAAGAGCATCCTGTAGAGTGCAAAGAGCAGGAAGAGGTCGAAAGCAACGAGGACGAGCACTCTGGGAATCTTCAGGTTTATGTAGGCCCCAACCGGGACGAGGAAGATGGCCGGTAGCAGGATCATCGCAACTTTTCTCCACTCAACCAGTCCCCTCCTCGAATTCATCGCCGTTGCGACGGTAAGCTCCGCCGTGTTCTGGCCGAGGCCAAGGAACATTGCCGCGTGGACGCTCAATCCGAGGGTTATGTAGTTGGGTATGAGTACTCCAGCTGCACCCATCCCGGCTATTGCGAAGAGGCTCGCAAGGATGTAAGTGAGTATCGCAATACCTATCATGGTTTTCGCCTCCACAGTCTTCTCCATTTTGTAATATCACAAAAGTATTTATAAAGTTTTCTATAATATTATAGCTTTTGGCCAGAAGGAGCGGTAAAATTATAAAGGCTGGCGCAAAAAAGAAGCAGGTGGTGTTATGCCGAGGTGGATGATGGAAGAAATGGGTAACCTGAGGGCCCTCATGATGACGCTCAAGCCCCTCCTGGTGGAGCCCAGGAGGAGCATAATCAAAATCCTGAGCGGAGGCGTGAAGGGCACTAACGAGATATACGCGGCCCTGAAGGGGTTTGGCTTTGAAATGCCGCGTTCAACGCTTTACTACCACTTATCTGCTCTCGAAGACGCCGGAATAATCGAGGTAGCAGGCTACCGCGAGGAGGGCGGCGGCGCCCCCGAGAAGCTCTGGAAGCTGAAGGTCAGAAAAATTGGGATAGACCTCGTTACAGGGGAGATTTTCAAAGAGTGAACAGGCTTTTCCGCCCTATTATCTCCTCCCTGCTCTTCCCGGCCTTTAAGTCCTCGATGAGCTTCAGAACGCGCCTCTTTATCTCATCCCTGACCTCGCGGTACTTCTCGATGGGTTTACCGTAGGGATCCTCAAGCCCCCAGTCCCAGGTCTTCTCCGGGGGAGCGTAGGGGCACCTGTCGAGGCAGCCCATCGTTATCACGAGGTAAGCCTCATCGGCCATATCCTGAGTGTAAAGCTTTGGTTTTTGCCCTTCGAGGGGGATACCGATTTCCTCCATCACCTTCCTCGCGAGCGGGTCTATATCCTCGGCAGGCTCGGTTCCGGCGCTCATTGCCTTAAAGCGCGGGTCGTCGTTGAGGTAGTTGAAGAAGGCCTCCGCCATCTGACTTCTGGCAGAGTTCTTGACGCAGACAAAAAGGACGAGCTTCTCCTCCATTCCAACCCCCGGGGAGGACTCGGGGCGGCCTTTAAATCCCTTGCCGCAATAGTCCATATAGCCCCCGGAGGGATGGTAAACCTGAGGTTATAAAAACCCTTATATCTGAAGACCCTTTCAAATGAGCGGGTGAGAAAATGGGAAAGAAAGGGCTGAGCCTGTTCGAGAAATACCTCTCCGTATGGGTCGCTTTGTGCATAATGGCTGGCATAGCCATTGGAAAGCTCATTCCAGCGCTTCCGGAAACTCTGTCAAAGCTTACCATAGCGAACGTCAACATGCCGATAGCCGTGCTGATCTGGGCCATGATATACCCCATGATGGTCAAGGTGGACTTCTCGGCCATAAGAAGGGTGCACAAGGGGCAGATGCTCAAGGGTTTAATCGTCACGTGGGTGACCAACTGGCTGATAAAGCCCTTCAGCATGTTCCTCATAAGCTCTTTCTTCATAGGCACGCTCTTCTCCTCCAAGCTCGGCCTCATAGAGCCCCCGCTGGCGAAGGAGTACATAGCGGGCGCGATACTCCTCGGGGCGGCACCGTGCACGGCGATGGTCTTCGTGTGGAGCTACCTCGCGGATGGGGATCCGCTCTACACACTCGTTCAGGTCGCCACCAACGACCTCATAATCCTCTTTGCCTTCGCCCCAATAGTAGGCTTCCTCATGGGCCTCAACAATGTTCCGGTACCCTATGACACGCTCCTCCTCTCGGTCGTCCTCTTCGTGGTGATTCCGCTCGCGGCAGGTTACACATCAAGAAGGCACATCCTCAGGACCAAGGGCGTGGAGTGGTTCGAGAGGAACTTCCTTCCAAAGCTGAACACCATCTCAATCGTCGGCCTCCTCCTCACGCTGGTGCTCCTCTTCTCCTTCCAGGGGAAGATAATCCTGGAGAACCCGCTCCACATAGCCCTCATAGCTATCCCCCTCACCATTCAGACCTATTTCATCTTCGCCGTGGCCTACGGCTGGTCATGGCTCTGGAAGCTCCCGCACAAGGTCGCGGCCCCGGCCTCATTCATCGGGGCGAGCAACTTCTTTGAGCTGGCCGTTGCGGTGGCTATAGCCCTCTTCGGCCTTGAGAGCGGTGCGGCCCTGGCAACTGTCGTTGGCGTTCTTGAAGAAGTCCCAATAATGCTCAGCCTCGTCTGGATAGCCAACAGGACGAGGGGCCTTTTCACGGCCAAATTCGAGGCCGGAAGCGCCGCGCCTACCCTCGCGGAGGAATAATGGCGGATTTTTTCTTTTACCTTATTCGAAGCCGGAGAGCTACCAGCGAGAAGCCCTTTTTCACCACTCTGCCGGCGCAGACGAAGTAGGCAAAATCCGTTTTTCCGGCTATTTCCCCGTGGTGCGTGATTAGAATAACCGTTGCCCCGGCTTTTTTGAACTCCGAGAGGAGGTTCTCTATCAGCTCGCCGGCCGTTATGTCAAGGCCGGAATCGGGTTCATCGAGTACCGCGTACCCCGGCCTTAAGAGGAGAAGCGAGGCCAGTTCAATCCTTTTCCTTTCTCCACCGCTGAGGGTTTTGTCCATGAACCTCCGGGATAAAGGTCGATTACAGCTTCACCGTGACGGACTTCGGGATAGCGAAGCAGCCGACCCTTGATATAAACGACGAAGACGTCCTCAAGGTCGCCCCGGAGATCGCCGAAAAAGTCGGGATAAAGCTCAACGTTAAACCCTGAGTTGAAAACATTTGAATATGAAAAATGCACGGGCTGTCTGACGTGCGTGAACTTCTGCCCCCACGGGGTTTATGAAGTCTGCAGGGGCTGTCAGAGGATATGCCCGAGCGGGGCTATAAGCTATTACGGGGACTCTTCTTTTAGGGCTGGCACCATTAGAGGACGTTCACCAGCGTTTTGAGGGCTATCAGGTAGAGAATAACCCCGATCACCTTTTTCACCTGCTCGGAGCTCATTTTGAAGTGCATGATGTGCATGCCAACCCAGCCACCGGCTATGGCAGGAATCGAGACCCAGAGCAAAAGCACCCAGTCGAGGTTCCCCGTTCCCCAGTAGGTCAGGAAGCCGCTCAGCGAGGAGAAGAACACAACCAGGGCCGTTGTGGTGGCCACCTTCCTGGGCTCGTGGCCGAGCATTATTAAAGCGGGGCTTATTATCCCTCCGCCGCCCACCCCGAGGAGACCGCCGAGGAAGCCCGCTACCCCGCCGATTACCGGGCCTTCAACGATGTTGTTGCCCGTGTTCCGGCGACTCTTCGGCCTGAAGAAAACCATCACGGTGGCGGAGTAAAAGAGAAAGCTCACGAAAACCCACATGACGTAGACCTTCGGGAGGAACTTACCGGCGTAGGCACCGAGAGGGGCCATAGCGGTGGCAACGAGCAGGATTGGAAGACCGAAGCGGGGGTCGAGCTTGCCGTGTTTGAGGTTCTTGAGCGTCGCGGAGAGCATCGAGAGCGTGTTTATGAAGAGGCCAGCCGGCTTGGCGGCCATAAGGGGGCACGCCCAACCAGCCCATCGTGGGGACTATCGCTATCGCGCTTCCAACTCCTCCAATTGAGAAAACGACGCTGGGGATGAAGGATATCAGCGCGAGTCCTGGATAGTTCATTAGGCTCACCTCATTTTATTGTGGCACTCGAATAGGGGGCTTAAAAAGATATCCCTGGAGAGCAGACAGGGAAAAAGTCGTTTCCAGGGATTTTACAGAAAGATTTATATTCGCTTCCTTCTTCTCCGGGTGACCCTCCGAGGTGTCGAAAATGGACGTGATATGGACGACGATAGCGGTTTACATGGGAGCGATGCTGGCGGTTTCAGCGTACGCGCGGAAGTACGTCAGGACCTCGGCCGACTTCCTCCTCGCCGGAAGGAGGCTGGGACTGGGACTTAGCGTAGGCACTCTGGCAGCCACCCACTATGGTGGTGGCTTTCATCCTGGGCGGAGCTAGCTGGGGAGCAACCTACGGGTTAGGCGGTATCTGATACGGCTTCGCCTGCGGTCTCGGGCTTCTGGTTCTCGGACTGACCCTCGCGCGGCCAATGCGCGTTCTGGCCCGCTATACAGTCCCCGAAGTCCTTGAGATGCGTTACAGGAGCAAGCCGCTCCGCCTGCTTGCGGCCAGCCTGTCCCTGCTCGCCCTCGTGGGTATTCTCGGGGCGCAGGTCTGGGCGGCCTCGGCGGTGTTCGAAGCGATAGGCCTTCCGGGGACGGCGGGAGCTGTCTTCGCGACACTCGTCTTCATAGCCTACACTGCCCTCTCGGGACTGTGGGCGGTCGCTCTGACGGACTTCATCCAGATCATAATAGGGAGCATCGGGATATTCCTGGCAGTGGTTCTCGGCCTGGTCAAGGTTGGGGGCATCTCCGGCCTCAAAACGGCCCTGGACGGCATGAGTGGACTCCCGCAGCCTCCGGAAGAATACTTCAGCCTGACGTCTCTCGGCCCGTCGCTGCTGGCCCTGACCCTGATAGCAACGGTCATGTACACCCTCATCGGCCAGGACTTCTACCAGAGGATCTTCGCGGCGAAGGATGAGGGGACGGCCAGGAAAGGAGCCGTGTACGCGGGAATACTGCTGATGGCACTCTCGGTGCTGCCGGCCCTCGCGGGAATGCTGGCGGTGGCGCTGTCGGGCAATCCGGAGGCGGTGATAGATTCGCCGAAGACCGCGGTTCCGAGGCTGGTTATCTCGGTCTTCGGCGGCACCGTGGGAGCAATATTCGTTGCCGCGGTACTCGCGGCCATCATGAGCACTGCCGACTCCCTTCTCTCCGCTGCAACCTCCCACATCGTTAAAGACTTCTACGAGGGAATCTTGGGGGAGGGAGATGAGAAAAAGCTGTTGAGGCTCTCGGTGCTCACCACGTTAGCGGTGGGACTGCTCTCCCTCGGGGCGGCGCTGGCGATCCAGGGCATAGTCGAGTTGCTCATATACTCCTACGACGTCTACACCTCAGGAGTCTTCGTCCCCCTGGTGCTGGGACTCTACTGGAAGAGGGCCACCAGGGAGGGTGCTTTGGCGGGAATGGTCACAGGGTCGCTTGTGGCCATTTTAGGGGCCGCTGGAATCCTGAACTTCCCCTACTGGGAGTACATCTACGTGAGCGGTGCACTGGTCTCGGCTATAGTCATGGTAGTAGTCAGCATCCTGACTGAGGCCGAGGAGATCGACGAGGAGCTTGAGGAAGCCTTCGGCTGATCAGGGGGCTACTTCGATCTCCCACCCTCTTTCCTTTTCTACGACACCTATCGCGAGTATTTTGTGCTCTAACGGGAGCTTAAGGATCTCCGTCGCGAGTTCTTTAGCGGAGTGGAAGTTGCCCGCGCTGATTTCTATGAAGCCATCAACGTTATACGTTGCCGTAACGAAGGCTTTGCCCTCCCTCAGCCCAAGCCCCCTGACCCAGAAGCTGTCCCTTCCAGCGAAGCCGAGCCATCCCCGCCCGCTTCCTCGCTCCATGACACCGGCTATCCTCGGCGTGCCGTGTTCATCCCTCTCGTAGTCCATCGCGTCGAGAACGTGAACCAAAGCCTTCCTCGGCTTTTCCCACTCGAGGGCCTGAAAGATGAAGTCCGTGTGGAGGCCGTTGGTAACCACAGCGTACTCCCCCACCCTAACTGCTGGATAGCTCACGTAGGGGTTGTTACTCTCGCCCTGGTTGATGATGTAAGCCACATTTCCCCGGATCACTGCCCTCCTGTCCGGGAAGGAGCGGGAGCAGAGGAGGTAGAAGGCGAAGGGCCTTCCCTCCATCAGGCCTATCCCGAGAGTCCTGCCCGTGTAGGTCAAGTTATCACCTCCCCAAGCCTCTCCTCCTCGAGGGCCAGCTTTATCTCCCGCGCTATCCTCCTCCCGGCGCTCATCGGCTCGTCCCAGTAGAGCCGCCCGTACCAGTGGAGGGCGTTGCTCCCGCCGTCTATGCGCGAGGCAAAGCCGATTGCCCTGAATTCCCCGTCGTAGGCAAAGTGGAGGGCGAAGGGCCCGATTACCCCGGGCGGTTCAAGCTTTCTCATCGCCTCAACGAATGCTAAACCATAGTCGTAGAGCTCCGGAAGGAGCGATTCTCTAAGGGCGACACCAACGTTGCCCGCTATGGTGTAGGGAAGCGGTCTGACCGGCCAGCGGGCGTTTCCGTCCGCTACAACCACCCGCCCATCAACGCCGAGGAGCTCTAACCTTCCCAAAATCGGCGAGTAGAAAAAGTGGACGTAGAGGTAAACGCCAGGAATAAAGCGCTCGACCCTGTAGTTCCCCCCAGTCCTTTCCAGTCTTCCCTCAATCTCCTCCCCACGGGCGATGAAGTGTCCGCTCCCGCCCCTCGGCCCCTCGAGGCGGACGAAGTAAAGCTCATCCGGCCTGATGTCTTCTTCCCCAACAGCCTCAACGCGGGGTATTCCCGCTTTATCGAGGGCCCTGTCCTGCAGCTCAAAGCTCGTCTCCCACCTGAGGAAGCGCCTGTTGCCGAAGAACCTCGCTTTTGCCCTTTCTATCTCCCCAAGGCCGAGGTAGGCAACGAAGGAGCCGTGCGGAATTACTATCCCACCGTCGTCGAGTATTGTTCCCACGTTTTCGGTAACGATAAGCTCATCGACAAGCCTCGTAGAGGCGTAGAAGGCCTTTTTCTCAGGCTTCACATAGAGCCTCGTCTTAAGCCCCTCGTCCTTAGCCCCGAGGAGAATCTGGAGGGAGGAGTGGGAAGCTATCGTCGAGACTATCACTCCACCACCCCCAGAAGCTCTTCCAGGGTTAGAATTTTTCCATCCTTCGCGACGCGCATCGTGTCCCCGCTCAGCTCGTCTATAACCAGGAGCGCCCCGTTTAACCTTCCAAACTCGAGCTTGAAGTCAACCAGCTGGAGGCCCCTCGGTGCCAGGAATTCCTTAAGGATCCCGGCCACCTTCCTGGTTGTTTCCTTCATCTCCCCGACCTCTTCCCTGCTCGCGATTTCAAGGGAGACCACGGCTTCTTCAGCTATCAGCGGGTCGTCGAGGCTGTCGTCCTTAAGGGTGAACTCAACTATTCCCAAGGGCTGAAAGGGCTTCACCCAGCCGCTGTATCTCCTCAGGAAGCTCCCGTAGGCCAGCTCTCTGTAAATCACCTCAAGCGGAATCCTCTCAGCTTTCAGGAAGCGGGCCCTCCTCCCGTCAACCCTCTCAACGAAGTGCGTCTTTACACCGTTCTTTTCAAGCAGTTTGAAGAAGAACTCCGCCTGATCCAAAACGACGCTCCCCTTTCCGGCCTTTTCTCCAACGACTTCATTGCCCCCGCTGTCTTCCTCGCCGTTCCTGCCGAGGACGGTGTCCTTGAAGTGAAAGACGAGGTAAGGGCCATCCTCGTAGACGTCCTTCGTCTTGCCTGAGTAGAGGAACCTCATCCCTTCCCACCCGCGAGCATGTCGTTGATGAGCTTTATCGCGCAGAGGTCGCCGCACATCGAGCAGGCCTCGGTCTTTGTCGGCCTCTCCTTCCTTATCTCGATGAACCGCTCTTTGTCCTGGCTCAGCTCAAACTGCTCGGCCCAGTTGAGTTTTCCCCTGGCGAGGCTCATGAGGTAGTCTTTCCTGAATTCGGCCTCAAAGCGGGTTAGGTTTACCGCGTGGGCCGCTATTTTTGCGGCTATGACGCCCTGGCGGACGTGCTCGACATCGGGAAGGCCGAGGTGCTCAGTTGGCGTCACATAGCAGAGAAAATCCGCGCCGTTCAGGGCCGCTATAGCACCGCCTATGGCCGCGCTTATGTGGTCATAGCCGGGGAAGATGTCCGTCACTATGGGCCCGAGGACGTAGAAGGGCGCGTTGTCCGTTGCTACCTTTGCCAGCTTCACCTGGGCGGCTATCTGGTCTATCGGCACGTGCCCGGGCCCCTCGACCATCGTCTGAACGCCAGCTTCCCTCGCCCTCCTCACGAGCCTCCCGAGGGTGTACAGCTCGGCCATCTGAAGCTCGTCGCCCGCATCTGGCAGTCCCCCGGGCCTCAGGCCATCCCCCAGGCTGAGAACAACGTCGTACTCCCTCGCGAGCTCAAGCAGGTAGTCGTAATTTTTATAGAACGGGTTCTCCTCGCCCCAGTGGAGTATCCAGGCCGCTAAAAACGTCCCGCCGCGGGATACCATGCCCACTGCCCTCTTCGCCCTCCTGATTTTTTCAACGACTTCCCTCGTAACGCCGACGTGGATCGTCGTGTAGTCAACGCCGTCCCTGAAGTGCTTCTCCACCGCCTTCCACATATCCTCTTCGCTCATCTCGATGATGGCCTTTCCCCTGGCGAGCATTTCTTCGGCAGCTTGGTAAATTGGAACCGTCCCTATCGGCACGTCAACGGCGTGCATTATCGTTTTTCTGATCTCATCTAAGTCTCCGCCGGTGGAGAGGTCCATTATGGTGTCGGCGCCGTACTTAACGGCCACCCTGGCCTTCTCTATCTCAGCCCTGACGTCCACTATATCCCTCGACGTGCCTATGTTGGCGTTCACCTTGACCCTAACGACGTTGCCTACGGCGACCGGTTTAACCCAGTCGTGCCTCACGTTCCTGAATATGACGGTGTGGCCCCTCGCTACGCTCCTCCTGAGCTTTTCCGGGCTTATTCCTTCCCTTTCCGCGACGGAATTCATCTCTTCGGTTATTTCTCCCCTCCTCGCGGCTTCGAGCTGCGTCATGCCCATCACCGGTTCATAACAAAGTTTTTAAATCTCAAAACTCATTTCTTGACGCGGCTTAAAAGGTTTTGGGTGGTGGCCATGAGGGAAGCCGAGATAAGCAGGGCGATAGTGGAGGCCTACTTCAACGACCTCCTCGAGAACCTCTCTTTGGATGTTGCCATAGTCGGAGCAGGCCCCTCCGGAATGGTGGCTGGCTATTATCTTGCCAAAAACGGCGCAAAGGTGGCAATCTTCGAGAAGAAGCTCTCCATCGGCGGCGGCATCTGGGGCGGGGCCATGGGATTCAACAGGGTAGTCGTCCAGGAGGAGGCCAGGGAAATCCTCGACGAGTTCGGGATAGGATACAGGCCCTTCAGGGACGGCCTCTACGTTGCGGACGCCATAGAAATGGCAACAACCCTCGCGAGCAGGGCGGTAAAGGCAGGGGTTAAGGTGTTCAACATGGTAGAAGTCGAGGATTTGGTCGTCAAGGAGAACCGCGTTGCTGGAATAGTCATCAACTGGACACCGGTCAAGATGACGGGCCTTCACGTTGACCCCCTCACGGTCGAGGCCAGGTTCGTGGTTGATTCGACGGGCCACGGGGCACAGATAAGCGGGCACCTCCTCAAGCGCGGGCTGATTGAGAGGATTCCAGGCGAGGGGCCCATGTGGGCCGAGAAGGGCGAGGAGCTGACGGTGAAGCACACGGGAGAGGCATTCCCTGGTCTTTACGTAACAGGAATGGCCGCTAATGCCTTAGCTGGGGCGCCGAGGATGGGGCCGATATTCGGCGGGATGCTGCTAAGCGGAAGAAAAGCGGCCTTTGAAATCCTCCAAAAGCTGAGGTGATGGGATGGCCGTTTTGGTCATAGCGGGCCTCGACCCAGGAGGAGGAGCTGGCCTGAAGGCCGATATCGAGACGGTCTCTGCCTTAGGGGAGCACCCGCTCCCCGTCCTTACCTCCGTCACCTACCAGAACCCCTCGGAGGTTAGGGGCTATCACCCTCTCCCGCCGGAGGTCGTGAGGGAACAGATACGGGCGGTCAGGGAAAGCTTTGAGATCAGGGCGGCCAAAATCGGCATGCTCGGGAGCGGCGAAGTCGCCGAGGCGGTGAAGAAAGAAACAGAGGGCATAGTGAGGGTTCTTGACCCGGTAATGAGGTCGAGCACGGGCGCAAAGCTGATAGATTCAGTTGAGTCCGTCAAAGTCCTCGTCCCTGGCTCGATAGTAACCCCAAACGTTGCCGAGGCGGAGGAGCTGAGCGGCCTGAAAATCCGCTCGGTTGCGGACATGAGGGAGGCGGCAAAGGCGATAGCCGAGCTCGGAGCGGAGGCCGTTGTCGTCAAGGGCGGGCATTTAAATTACACCGACGTCCTCCACTGGGAAGGCAGGTTTTACGAGTTTTCCGGCGGGAGGGTGGAGGGCTTCACCCACGGGACCGGCTGTGCCTTTTCCTCAGCCTTAGCTGCTCTCCTCGCCGGAGGACTTGAGCTTCCGGAAGCAGTGGAGAGGGCAAAGCGCTTTGTAGAAGGCTCGATAGGTTTCTCGAAGGCCGAAGCAAAAGCCGTTAACCCCCTCTGGGAGCTTGAGAGGGACGCCTACCGCTGGAGGGCTAAGAAAGAGCTTGAGGAAGCCGTTAAGGAGCTAACAATGCTCGGAGAAAAGTTGAACCCGCACGTCCCTGAAGTGGGGACGAACTTCGCCCTGGCGACACCTTTCAATGAAGTCTTCGCCGTGAAGGGCAGGATAGTGCGCTATGGAAGAACGGTCAGGCCCGTTGGGCCAGTAGAGCTCAACGCCAGCGACCACCTCAGGCGGGCTCTCCTGAAGATGCGCGAGTTCTATCCCGGGGTCAGGGCCGTCCTGAACCTCCGGTACTCGGAAGAACTCGTCGAGAAAGCCAGAAAATTTGGCCTTGCCGTTTCCTTCTACGACAGGAGGGAAGAACCGGAAGAGGTGAAGAGGGCCGAGAAAGGCACAATGGAGTGGGGCATGGAGAGCGCCGTGAAGAGGGCTGGAAAACGGCCCGACCTGGTCTACCACCTCGGCGACTGGGGCAAGGAGCCGATGGTTTTGATCTTCGGAAGGAGCGCGCGGGAAGTTGTTGAGCGGGTTGAACTCCTGCTGAGCTAAAGTTTTAACTTCCTCTTCCAATTCTTCCCGGTGAGCATATGCCCGTCAGGGGGAAGGTCGCCGGTAGTGAAATTCCGCGCTTCAAGCACCGCTGGTTTGGAGTCCTTGAGGTTGAGACCGGCGATGGGACTTACAGGCTCTACATGACCGGAACCGTGGCCCAGTGGTTTCTGACCGGAGACGAGGTTGAGATAGAGGTCATCCACAGGCCCAAGGAGAAGGAAGGGGTTAAAGTCCTCGACTTTGACGATTACAAACTCTGGAAGCTCTACTCAGGAGAGAGAATACCCGTTTGGCCCCTCTGGGAGGAGAGCATTGAGGCGAGGCGCTACTCCCCTTTAACGGGTGAGCTGCTCTACACCTACAGGATAAGGGCGAGGGAAGCGAAATACGAGGGCGATTTTGAGGCAATAGCCGAGCTTGAGCAGTACCACTACGCGAGCCAGAAGGAGAAGGTGGCCCTATGGCGCTGTGAGAGCGGCCACATCTTCGAGGCCAACACCAGAGG from Thermococcus zilligii AN1 includes:
- a CDS encoding sulfide-dependent adenosine diphosphate thiazole synthase — protein: MREAEISRAIVEAYFNDLLENLSLDVAIVGAGPSGMVAGYYLAKNGAKVAIFEKKLSIGGGIWGGAMGFNRVVVQEEAREILDEFGIGYRPFRDGLYVADAIEMATTLASRAVKAGVKVFNMVEVEDLVVKENRVAGIVINWTPVKMTGLHVDPLTVEARFVVDSTGHGAQISGHLLKRGLIERIPGEGPMWAEKGEELTVKHTGEAFPGLYVTGMAANALAGAPRMGPIFGGMLLSGRKAAFEILQKLR
- the thiD gene encoding bifunctional hydroxymethylpyrimidine kinase/phosphomethylpyrimidine kinase, with amino-acid sequence MAVLVIAGLDPGGGAGLKADIETVSALGEHPLPVLTSVTYQNPSEVRGYHPLPPEVVREQIRAVRESFEIRAAKIGMLGSGEVAEAVKKETEGIVRVLDPVMRSSTGAKLIDSVESVKVLVPGSIVTPNVAEAEELSGLKIRSVADMREAAKAIAELGAEAVVVKGGHLNYTDVLHWEGRFYEFSGGRVEGFTHGTGCAFSSALAALLAGGLELPEAVERAKRFVEGSIGFSKAEAKAVNPLWELERDAYRWRAKKELEEAVKELTMLGEKLNPHVPEVGTNFALATPFNEVFAVKGRIVRYGRTVRPVGPVELNASDHLRRALLKMREFYPGVRAVLNLRYSEELVEKARKFGLAVSFYDRREEPEEVKRAEKGTMEWGMESAVKRAGKRPDLVYHLGDWGKEPMVLIFGRSAREVVERVELLLS
- a CDS encoding phosphoribosylaminoimidazolesuccinocarboxamide synthase codes for the protein MRFLYSGKTKDVYEDGPYLVFHFKDTVLGRNGEEDSGGNEVVGEKAGKGSVVLDQAEFFFKLLEKNGVKTHFVERVDGRRARFLKAERIPLEVIYRELAYGSFLRRYSGWVKPFQPLGIVEFTLKDDSLDDPLIAEEAVVSLEIASREEVGEMKETTRKVAGILKEFLAPRGLQLVDFKLEFGRLNGALLVIDELSGDTMRVAKDGKILTLEELLGVVE
- the thiC gene encoding phosphomethylpyrimidine synthase ThiC, which encodes MTQLEAARRGEITEEMNSVAEREGISPEKLRRSVARGHTVIFRNVRHDWVKPVAVGNVVRVKVNANIGTSRDIVDVRAEIEKARVAVKYGADTIMDLSTGGDLDEIRKTIMHAVDVPIGTVPIYQAAEEMLARGKAIIEMSEEDMWKAVEKHFRDGVDYTTIHVGVTREVVEKIRRAKRAVGMVSRGGTFLAAWILHWGEENPFYKNYDYLLELAREYDVVLSLGDGLRPGGLPDAGDELQMAELYTLGRLVRRAREAGVQTMVEGPGHVPIDQIAAQVKLAKVATDNAPFYVLGPIVTDIFPGYDHISAAIGGAIAALNGADFLCYVTPTEHLGLPDVEHVRQGVIAAKIAAHAVNLTRFEAEFRKDYLMSLARGKLNWAEQFELSQDKERFIEIRKERPTKTEACSMCGDLCAIKLINDMLAGGKG